The genome window CATCGACCGTGCCGTCGGTCGGCGTGAGGGCCAGGGCGGCGATCGGCGGTGCCTCGGCGCTCAATCCGGACAGGCCGGTCAGACGCCCGATGTCGTCGAAGTCGTAACCGGCGGCGCGGCCGGTCGCCCACAAACCGCCGACCACGGCCATGCCGGTGACGGAGGCGATGAAGGCCTTCTTGACCGTGCCGTCGCCGCGCTGGGCCTGCTTGTCCAGCCGCTCCTGCAGTTTGGACTTGCCGCCGCGCTTGAGGCTCATGCCGAAGCCGGCCCGGGGTGCGGGTTCCGGCGGGGCAGCGTTCATGGCGGCCCGGGCGGCCTCGATGGTATCGCGGGTCGAGGCGGAGCGACCGGCGGCAGCACCGGCGGCCATACTGGCCCGCATCCGGCGCGGATCGACGAACTCGGTCTCTGCCGAATACGTCTCGATGCCGTCGTCATAGAGGCGGGCCGGAGCCGCGGTCTCCGCGGCGATCGAGCCACCGAAGGACTGGGGCTGGCTCTCGAACCCGGCGATCGCGCCCAGCGCGTCGGACACATCGGCCCCGCCATAGCTGCCAAACGGCCCCGCCGCGAAGGCGGCGGTCTGGCCCTGCATCGGGTCATCCTGCACGGGGTCGGCGTAGGCGACCTGCGTTTCCACCGGCTCGAACCGGCGCGGCAGGCTGTCGAAGATTTCTTCCGGCGCCGCGGCCTGCGGACCCTGGGGGAACGGTTTCAGATCGGCGGCCAGGGGATCGATCGACCAGCCATCGGCCGGGACATCAGACCCGGAGTCGAACCCGTCGTCCGGGAAGGCGGCGGCGCGCCAGTCCGGCTGGGCGAACTCGGAGGCGACCGGCTCTGGCTCCGGCAAGGGCGCGGGCGCGACCGGCTGGGCCAGACGGTGTTCCAGGGTCTCGCGGGCCTCGGCCAGCAGCCTGGCCGTCCGCTCCTCGGACAGCCGCATCCGCTCGGCCAGTTCGCCCGAGGCGCGGTCGTAGCGTTGCTCGATCCGGTCCGAGCCCTCGACCATGCGCCGACTGATGTCTTCGAGGGCCTGGGCGGACTTGCGTTCCGACTGGGCGATGCGATCGGCCAGCCGGTCGGAAATGCGGGTGATCTCGACGCCCAGCTTTTCCAGGGCGATCGAATGCTGGTCTTCGGCACGGGTCAGCCGCTGTTCGACGGCCTGACCATAGCGGCCCATGTCCTGTTCGATCTTCGCCGACAGGGTGCGGGTCAGGGCGGCTTCGAACTTCTCCAGACGGGCGTCGCCGACCGTCTCGATGCGGTCGACGCGGCTGTCCAGGTTCTGGGCGATGCGCAGGACCTCGCGGCCCATGGCCTCGATTCCCTGGGCGGAGCGTCGCTCGGCGGCGCTGGCCTGTTCGCCCAGCGACTGGACGGTGGCCTCGATCCGGGTCATCCGGCCTTCGCTCTCGGCCGTCTCCAGCCGCCGCATCATGTCCGTGCGGTTGGTCTCGACCTGGCGCGACAGGGTCTCGGCCAGTTTCTCGAAGCGCGCGGCCTCGCGCAGGCCTTCCGGCTCGACGCGGGTCTCGGCGGCGCGCAGACGCTGGTCCAGCCCGGCAAAGGACCGCTCCAGACTGCGCAGCGCCTGGGACGTCTGGTTCTGGGCCGCGTCCAGGCGCTGGCCGACCTGGTTCAGCAGTTCGGTTCCGGCTCCGGCACCGGCGGCCTTCTCGACGGCCTCGATCCGCTGGATCAGGGCCTGGCCATTCGCGCGCTGACGCTCCTCGATGTCGTAAAGGCGGCTGGTCAGGGCAGCGACGGCAGTGTCGGTCTTGCCGAACCCGTCCAGGCGCTGGTGGGCCTCGATCAGCCCGGTGCGCTGGCGTTCCTCGACGTCATAAAGACGCCCGGCCAGGGTCCCCAGGGCCTGTTCGACCTTGCTCAGGGTCTCGGCCGACTTTGGCCCGACCTCGCGCTCGAAGGCGCGCAGGCGGCGGTGGCCTTCCTTCAGCTCCTCGGAGATGTCGTCGATCCGGCGGCCGTACTGACCGGCCTGCTGGTCCTGCGCCTCCATGCGCCGCACCAGGCCGGACACGGCCTGATCGACCCCCTGGATGGCGATCGTCGAGCGGCGCTCTGCGGCTTCCAGACGCGCGGCGATCGCATCGACGGACGCCGCGACGCGCTGCAGGGTATCGTCGGACCCGGCACGCCAGGACCGGTCCTCGGCCTCATAGGCGTCGTCGAGCCGACGCGAACGGCCCCGGCGCTCGAAGATTTCCGAGGCGTGCGGGCGGCGCGGCAGCGGCTGGACGCCGGCATCGTCCTCGCCGTCCTCCATGATCATGGTATTCAGCCATTCGCCCAGCGTCATGCCGGACCGGCGCGCCAGGTCCTTGGCGACCTCACGCGCCTTCGGGTCGATGCCCTTTACGCTCCACGGCGCGGCGGCTGCGCTCACTGATTCGGCTCCCGACCCATTGGGTCACGCTAATCGCCCACATCCGGGGTGTAAACGCATCGTTAACCCCAACATCTAGCGGAAGGTTCATTCTCCTGTGGACAGGGGTCGCCAGAGCGAAATCGGAGGCCTGATCGGGGGCAACCGGTCGTGACGTTCAACCCTCCGGCAAGGGATTGGCTTGCCGACGGGGGGTGCCTCGCCCACATGACGGCGCGTGTCCCTGACCCTTACCCTCTGGCTGCTGGCGGCGGCCCTGATCGTCTGTATGTTCGCGGGCTGGCGCGGGGCCCGGCCCAGCGATTTTCTGCGGCCGCGCATGGTGCCCTGGCGGTTCATCATGCTGCTGGCGGGTGCGATGGCCTTCCTGCTGCTGGTGCATCTGGGCGCGCTGGCGGGCTTCACCCGGCCGTCGTGACGCACGGGGCCAGAGGGAACGGTGTCGCAGCCGGGCGGTTATTGCGGCCGACCCATTCGCCAAGGAGCGCTGCGATGTCCGACAAGACCCTGACTGCCGACGAAGCCAAGGACCATTTCTGGAAGGCCCTGAAGGACTCCAACACCGGTCTGCTGGGCCTCGACCAGGCCGGCTATCACGCCCAGCCCATGACCGCCTTCCGCGAGGAAGAGACCGGCACGATCTGGTTCTTCACCCGCGACGACACCGACCTGGCCCGGGATGCCGGGATCGGCGGCGGCCAGAACGCCATGTTCCACTATGGATCGAAGGACCAGAAGGTCTGGGCCTGCATCCACGGGGAACTGTCCGTCCACGGCCCGGACCGCACCCTCATCGACCGCCACTGGAACCCGGTCCTCGCCGCCTGGTATCCCGAGGGCAAGGACGATCCTCACCTGACCATCCTGCGCTTCGACGGCGACGACGGCCGGGTGTGGGTGTCAGACGGCGGTCTGCTCACCTTCGCCTTCGAGATCGCCAAAGCCAACCTGACGAAGACCCTGCCCGACGCCGGCGGCGTGGCGAACGTGAATCTTCAATAGTTGATCGGCCGCTCACCGACGGCTGCAGGGGCGTTGCGTGAGCGCGACGCCCCTTGTCTGTTGACGCGACCCAGGTTCGGAGCATCCTCGCTGACATGGCCTCGCCCGACGACCTTGCCCGGATCGCGCTGTCCCTGCCCGGGGTCGTCGGGGAAGGCGTCGACTTCGCGATCGGCAGGAAGGCGATTTGCTGGACCTATCTGGCGCGCGCAACGCCCAGGGGCCGCCGGGAACCGGTGGACGGCGTCGTGGCCATCCGCTGCGATCTGACCGCCAAGGAGATGCTGATCGCCACGGTCCCGGACCGATTTTTCGACGACGATCACTACCGGGGCTATCCCGCCGTGCTCGCCCGGCTGGATGCGCTGGACCCCTCCGAACTGGCCGGATTGCTCCAGACGGCGTGGAGTCTTCAGGCCCCGGCCCGACTGAAGAAAACGCCTCGCGAACCCTAACCCGCGAAGCACCAGGCCAGCACGGCCTTCTGGGCGTGGATGCGGTTCTCGGCCTCGTCCCAGACCAGGGAGCGCGGCCCGTCGATCACGGCGTCGGTCACCTCCTCGCCCCGGTGGGCAGGCAGGCAGTGCAGGAAGACCGCGTCCGGGTCGGCCAGGTCCATCAGGGCCTCATCGACGGTGTAGCTCTCGAAGGCGTGCAGGCGCGCCTCGTAGTCGCCGTCCCCCATCGATACCCAGGTATCGGTGACCACGACGTCGGCTCCGCGCACGGCGTCCTTCGGATCGCTGGTCAGGGTCACGGCATTGCCGCCCCTGGCCAGGTCGTGCAGGTCCGGGTGATACTCGGCCGGGCAGGCGACGTTCAGGTGGAAGCCCAGCTTCGGGGCCGCGTGCATGAAGCTGTGGCAGACGTTGTTGCCGTCGCCGATCCAGGCGATCGTCCGGCCCTCGATCGGGCCGCGCTGTTCCTCGATCGTCATGATGTCGGCCAGGATCTGGCAGGGATGCGAGCGGTCGGTCAGGCCGTTGACGACAGGCACGGTGGCGACGCGGGCGAACCGCTCGACGTCCTCATGGCTGTTGGCGCGGATCATCACCGCATCGACCATCCGCGACAACACCCGGGCGGTGTCCTCGACCGGCTCGCCACGCCCCAGCTGCATGTCGCCGGCGTTGGCGATGATCGAGGCCCCGCCCAGCTGGCGGATGGCGGCGTCGAAGCTGAACCGCGTGCGGGTCGAGTTCTTCTCGAAGATCATCGCCAGAACGCGATCCTTCGCGGGCGCATCGGCGTCGACCCAGCCCTGGGGCTTGCCCCTGCGGGCCGCCTTGCGCGCATGGGCGTCGTCGAGGATGGCGCGGAGATCGGCGGCTTCAAGCCGATGGATGTCGAGGAAGTGGCGGGTCATGAATGCCAATCTGGGTGCGGGGGAAGGAGGTTCATCACAACGGGCACAACGAAGAACACAATGGACACGACGCGACCGAACGCGGATCAAGATCATCGAAAGGGGTCAACGGACAAGCCGGCGAAAGCCGTCCTTCAGTCTGAGCGTATTGAAGTTGATCAAGAAGCCCAGCCGCACCTTGGAAAAGCGAAGGTAGGTCAGGAGCTGGGCCGTATGGATCGACGCCAGGGTGTCGATCGCCTTGACCTCGACGATCACCTTCCGATCCACGAGGAGGTCAAGCCGGAAACCGACATCAAGCCGCTCTCCCTGGTAGGCCACGGGGACGCCGACCTGCCGCTCCACGGACAGGCCAGCGCGGGTCAGGTCCTGCGCCAGGCAATGCTCGTAGACCGACTCGAGCAGGCCCGGACCGAGTTCACGATGAACCGCGAAAGCGGCATCCATCACGGCACGCCCGACGCTATTCACATCTGCCGAAACCGCCTCGGTCTCGTTGTGTTCGTCGTGCATCGTTGTGCTCGTTGTGATGAAACCTGACCCCCCGATCTAGGCCGCCATCTTGCCCCGCGCCGCCTCGCAGGTGCGTTCCAGCCGTTCGACGGCGTCGCGCGCCTCGTCGAGCGTCAGGTTCAGCGGCGGCAGCATGCGCACGCAGTTGTCGCCGCCACCTGCGATCAGCAGATGCTGTCCGTCGCGCGCCCAGCCCATGAACTCGCGATTGTTGGGCTTGAGCTTCAACCCGATCAGCAGCCCCTTGCCGCGCACATCCTCGATCACGTCGGGGAAGCGCTCTTTCAGGCCGTGCAGCTGCTGCTTCAGATAGCCGGCGATCTCGTTGACGTTGCCCAGGATCTCGGGCGTGTTGATCGCGTTGAACGCCGCCAGTCCGACCGCCATGGCCAGGGGATTGCCGCCGAAGGTCGAGCCGTGCGCGCCCACCGTCATGCCCCTGGCCGCCTCGGTGGTCGCCAGGCAGGCCCCGATCGGGAAGCCGCCACCCAGGGCCTTGGCCACGGCCATGATATCCGGGGCCATGCCGGCCCATTCGTGGGCCCACAGCTTGCCCGACCGGCCCATGCCGCACTGGACCTCGTCGAAGATGATCAGCACGCCGTGCTGGTCGCACAGCTCGCGAAGCCCGCGCAGGCAGACGTCGGGCATGGCGCGGCAACCGCCCTCGCCCTGCACCGGCTCGACGATGATGGCGGCGGTGTTGGGCTCGGCGATGGCGGCCTTCAGCGCCTCGTGGTCGCCCCACTTCAGCTGGTGGAAGCCCTGCATCTTGGGCCCGAAGCCCTCGGTATAGCTGGGGTTGGCGGCGGCGTTGATGGCGCCGTAGGTCCGGCCGTGGAAGGCCCCGTCGAAGCCGTAGATGTCGATCCGCTCGGGGCTCCCGTTGGCGGCGTGGTATTTCCGCGCCGTCTTCAGCGCGCATTCGACAGCTTCCGTGCCCGAATTGGTAAAGAAGACCACGTCGGCGAAGCTGGCCTCGGTCAGGGCGTCAGCCAGCTCTTCCTGACCCGGAATCCGGAAGATGTTGGACACGTGCCACAGCTTCTCGGCCTGGGCCTTGACCGCCTCGACCAGCACCGGATGGGCATGGCCCAGGCCGTTGGTCGAGATGCCCTGGACGCAGTCCAGATACTCGGTCCCGTCCGTCGCCCACAGACGCGCGCCTCGCCCGCGATCCACTTCCAGCGGCGCGCGATTGTAGACACCCATCAAATGACCGGACACGGAAGACCTCCAAAAGAAACGAAGCCCCGGCGCGGGTGCGACGGGACTTTTTCAGGAGCGGCGGTTGTCGGATGAGGGCGCAGGGGAGTCAACACCGGGTGAGGCAGTAGGCAGTAGGCAGTAGGCAGCAGGGCTTCTCAGCCTATCATCGTGCGCCACGCGGCGGGAGGCTGCTGACGCAGCGCCCCTACTGCCGACTGCCTATTGCCGACTGCCTATTGCCGACTGCCTCGCTCAGCTCTTCAGCCGCCAGCCGGACCTGAACACCAGCCAGCAGGCCACTGCCATCATCACAGTCAGCACGGCGCTCATGATCACCCCGACCCACAGACTGCCCTCGGCATGGCCGATGAAGCCGTAGCGGAAGCCGTCGATCAGATAGAAGAAGGGGTTCCAGTGGCTGATGCTGGCGAAGGGCTCGGGCAGGTTCTCGACCAGATAGAAGGTGCCCGACAGGAAGGTCATGGGCATGACGACGAAGTTCTGGACCGCAGACAGGTGATCGAACTTCTCGGACCACAGGCCCGCCAGCACCCCGACCATCCCCATCAGCAGGGAGGCGATCAGGCCGAACCAGACGATGGCTGCGATGTTGTAGACACCCAGCCGGGCGAACGGCAGGACGCAGACCGCCGTGACCAGACCGACCGCCAGGCCCCGCGTGGCGGCACCCAGCGAGAAGCCGATGGTCAGCTCCAGCGGGCTGAGTGGCGGGGTCAGAAAGTCGGTCGAGGTGCCCATGATCTTGGCCTGGATCAGGCTGGAGCTGGCATTGGCGAAGGCGTTGTTCAGCATCGCCATCATGATCAGGCCGGGGGCCACGAACTCGGCGAAGGGCGTGCCGTGCAGCGGCGGCCGCGCGCCCTTCAGCGCCACGACGAACACCAGCATATAGAGCAGCGTCGTCACCACCGGCGCGGCGACCGTCTGGGCCCCCACCTTCCAGAAGCGGCGGACCTCCCTCAGATACAGCGTCTGCACCCCGATCCAGTTGATGCCCGCATAGTGGCGCGGCGTCGGCAGGCCGCTGGGGCGGGTAGAGGCGAGATCGGTCATGGGCGGTCAGATGCGCGGACGGGGTGCGGGATGCAAGGGGGGAGGGACGAGGCAGTAGGCAGTAGGCAGTGAGCTGCGGCTCAAGCCGCGAGCGCCCGCGGCGCGCGCGGTAGCCGCCCCTAAATGTGTATTGCGTGGCCCAGCGCCCGCAGGCTCGCCTCATGGAAGGCCTCGCCGAGCGTCGGGTGGACGTGGATGACCCCGGCGACGTCTTCCAGCACCGCGCCCATCTCCAGCATCTGGGCGAAGCTGTTGGACAGTTCGGCGACGTGCTGGCCGACGGCCTGGACGCCCAGCAGCCGGTGGTCCGACTTCGACGCCAGCACGCGCACGAAGCCGCCGTCCTCGCCCGCCTCGATGGCGAGCGCCCGGCCGATGGCGGCCAGAGGGAAGACGGCCGTGATCACATCGTCCCGACCCGCGACATCGAGCGGCCCCAGACCCGCCGAGACGATCTCCGGCTCTGTAAAGCACACGGCGGCGATGGTGACGGGGTCGAAGCGCTTGTCGTGACCCGCGATGATCTCGGCCACGACTTCCCCTTGCGCCGAACCCTTGTGGGCCAGCATGGGCTCGCCGGTCAGGTCGCCGACGGCCCAGACGTTCTTCATGCTGGTGGCGCAGCGGTCGTCGATCTTCACGAACGGCCCGGCCATGGCCACGCCCATGTTGTCCAGACCCCAGCCCTGTGTGCGTGGACGACGGCCCACGGTGACCAGCACCTTGTCGGCGTCCAGCTGGACCGGCTCGCCATCCTTCGTGGTGATCGACAGCTTCCCGTCGCCGAAGCCGCCGGCGCGTGCCCCGAGGTGCAGCTCCACCCCGTGGTCGGTCAGCCATTTCATCACCGGGTCGGTCAGGGCCTTGTCGTAGAGCGGCAGGATGCGCTCGGCCATCTCGACGATGGCGACCTCAGCCCCCAGCTTGCGATAGGCGATGCCCAGCTCCAGCCCGATATAGCCACCCCCGACGACGACCAGCCTGCCGGGCACCGCATCCAGCGACAGGGCCTCGGTCGAGGAGATGACGTCGCCGCCGAACGGCAGGAAAGGCAGTTCGACCGGCTCGGAGCCGGTGGCCAGGATGACGTGCTCGGCCGTGATGGTGATCGGCCCATCGTCGGTCTCGACACGGCAGGTCTTGGCGTCGGCAAAGGTCGCCCAGCCCTTGATGACCCTGACCTTCGCCTTCTTCAGCAGGGCCGCCACCCCGGCGTTCAGCTTGCGGACGATCCCGTCCTTCCACGCCACGGTCTGGCTCAGGTCGATGGCCGGCGAGGCCGCCGTGATCCCCAGGGTCCCGTCCCCGGCCGCCTTGGCCACCGTCTCGAACTTGCCCGCCGCATGGATGATGGCCTTGGACGGAATACAGCCGACGTTCAGGCAGGTCCCGCCCAGCCCGTCCCCGCCATCGACCAGCACGGTATCAAGGCCAAGCTGGCCGCAGCGGATCCCCGCGACATAGCCGCCGGTGCCGGCACCGATGATCAGGACTTTGGTTTTGAGGGTCTGGGTCAACGTCGTTTCAATCTAGAGAACATAGGGTGCCCGGACCCCCGGATCGTCAGCCGGAAAATCCTTGGTGTTGCGGGTGACCAGCAGACGACCCGTCGTCTGTGCGGTCGCCCAGATGATGGCGTCAGGCAGCTTCATGCGGCGAGACTGGCGTATCGACGCCGCGCGCTCCGCGATCGGGTCATCAAGAGCAACGATCGAATATCCATCGAGATAGGTCCGGGTTGGGTCGGCCAGCTCGGCATCGGCACCCGCCATGACCTCGATCCAGGTAATGATGCTGATCGCGCGGTCATCGTACCGATCGATCTCGGCATCGGCCTCCGGCGCGGCGTTCAGATGATCGATCAGGATATTGGTGTCGAACAGCGCCTTCACCATTCGCTACGCAGTCGTTCCTGATAAGCAAGCCCGTCTTCGCCGCCCTGGCCCCAAAGACCGAAACCGTCCTTGACCGCCTGACGCTTGTTGCGCGCGACGTAATCGTCGATCGCGGCGCGGATCACGGCCGCGCGGGGGCGCTTCTCGCGTTTGGCCAGGGCGTCCAGCGCAGCGACCTGCTCCTCATTGGCATCCACCAGGATACGCATCTCAGCCTCCTTGATATACAAGCAGTATATCATATGCTCACTCGGGCTGGCGAGCACGAACTACCCCATCCACAACGTCGCGGGATGCTCCAGCAGGCCCTTGATCCGTTGCACGAACACAGCCGCGTCATGCCCATCCACGATGCGATGATCGAAGCTGGAGGACAGGTTCATCATCTTGCGCACGACCATCTGGCCGTTCCGGACCACCACCCGGTCCTCGATCTTGTTCGGGCCGACGATGGCCACCTCGGGGTGGTTGATGATGGGCGTGTGGACCACGCCGCCCAAGGTCCCCAGCGAGGTGATGGTGATGGTCGAGCCGGATAGTTCCTCGCGTTTCGCCGAACCGTCCTTCGCCGCGCCGGAGACGCGGGCGATCTCGGCGGCGGTGGCGTAGGGATCCAGCGATTCCGCATGGCGGACGACCGGCACCATCAGGCCATTCGGCGTCTGGGCGGCGATGCCCAGATGCACGGCGGCGTGCTGGGTCAGGACCCCCGCCTCGTCGTCATAGGTGGCGTTGATCTGCGGCTGGTCGCGCAGGGCCACGACGAGGGCGCGGGCGAGGAAGGGCAGGACGTTCAGCCTGGCCTTGCCCGTCGTCTTCGCCTGGGCGTTCAGGTGGGCGCGAAGCTCCTCCAGCGCCGTGACGTCGATCTCCTCCACATAGGTGATGTGGGGAATGCGCCGGACGCTCTCGGCCATCTTCTCCGCGATCTTGCGGCGCAGGCCGATGATGCGGACCTCGGTCGTGCCCTCGGCCTTGGCATAGGTCGAGGACAGTGATGTTCCGTGTTCGGACGGTCCGCGCGCTCCGTGGGCGACGAAGGCGTCCAGGTCGGCATGTTCGATACGGCCGGCGGGCCCCGAGCCCGGCACGAACTGGAGCTCCAGGCCCAGTTCGCGGGCGCGCTGGCGCACGGCGGGCGACGCCAAGGGGCGGACACCGGGGGTCTG of Brevundimonas subvibrioides contains these proteins:
- a CDS encoding pyridoxamine 5'-phosphate oxidase family protein; translated protein: MSDKTLTADEAKDHFWKALKDSNTGLLGLDQAGYHAQPMTAFREEETGTIWFFTRDDTDLARDAGIGGGQNAMFHYGSKDQKVWACIHGELSVHGPDRTLIDRHWNPVLAAWYPEGKDDPHLTILRFDGDDGRVWVSDGGLLTFAFEIAKANLTKTLPDAGGVANVNLQ
- a CDS encoding MmcQ/YjbR family DNA-binding protein, translating into MASPDDLARIALSLPGVVGEGVDFAIGRKAICWTYLARATPRGRREPVDGVVAIRCDLTAKEMLIATVPDRFFDDDHYRGYPAVLARLDALDPSELAGLLQTAWSLQAPARLKKTPREP
- the argF gene encoding ornithine carbamoyltransferase, whose translation is MTRHFLDIHRLEAADLRAILDDAHARKAARRGKPQGWVDADAPAKDRVLAMIFEKNSTRTRFSFDAAIRQLGGASIIANAGDMQLGRGEPVEDTARVLSRMVDAVMIRANSHEDVERFARVATVPVVNGLTDRSHPCQILADIMTIEEQRGPIEGRTIAWIGDGNNVCHSFMHAAPKLGFHLNVACPAEYHPDLHDLARGGNAVTLTSDPKDAVRGADVVVTDTWVSMGDGDYEARLHAFESYTVDEALMDLADPDAVFLHCLPAHRGEEVTDAVIDGPRSLVWDEAENRIHAQKAVLAWCFAG
- a CDS encoding GxxExxY protein; translated protein: MHDEHNETEAVSADVNSVGRAVMDAAFAVHRELGPGLLESVYEHCLAQDLTRAGLSVERQVGVPVAYQGERLDVGFRLDLLVDRKVIVEVKAIDTLASIHTAQLLTYLRFSKVRLGFLINFNTLRLKDGFRRLVR
- a CDS encoding aspartate aminotransferase family protein produces the protein MGVYNRAPLEVDRGRGARLWATDGTEYLDCVQGISTNGLGHAHPVLVEAVKAQAEKLWHVSNIFRIPGQEELADALTEASFADVVFFTNSGTEAVECALKTARKYHAANGSPERIDIYGFDGAFHGRTYGAINAAANPSYTEGFGPKMQGFHQLKWGDHEALKAAIAEPNTAAIIVEPVQGEGGCRAMPDVCLRGLRELCDQHGVLIIFDEVQCGMGRSGKLWAHEWAGMAPDIMAVAKALGGGFPIGACLATTEAARGMTVGAHGSTFGGNPLAMAVGLAAFNAINTPEILGNVNEIAGYLKQQLHGLKERFPDVIEDVRGKGLLIGLKLKPNNREFMGWARDGQHLLIAGGGDNCVRMLPPLNLTLDEARDAVERLERTCEAARGKMAA
- a CDS encoding ABC transporter permease — translated: MTDLASTRPSGLPTPRHYAGINWIGVQTLYLREVRRFWKVGAQTVAAPVVTTLLYMLVFVVALKGARPPLHGTPFAEFVAPGLIMMAMLNNAFANASSSLIQAKIMGTSTDFLTPPLSPLELTIGFSLGAATRGLAVGLVTAVCVLPFARLGVYNIAAIVWFGLIASLLMGMVGVLAGLWSEKFDHLSAVQNFVVMPMTFLSGTFYLVENLPEPFASISHWNPFFYLIDGFRYGFIGHAEGSLWVGVIMSAVLTVMMAVACWLVFRSGWRLKS
- the lpdA gene encoding dihydrolipoyl dehydrogenase: MTQTLKTKVLIIGAGTGGYVAGIRCGQLGLDTVLVDGGDGLGGTCLNVGCIPSKAIIHAAGKFETVAKAAGDGTLGITAASPAIDLSQTVAWKDGIVRKLNAGVAALLKKAKVRVIKGWATFADAKTCRVETDDGPITITAEHVILATGSEPVELPFLPFGGDVISSTEALSLDAVPGRLVVVGGGYIGLELGIAYRKLGAEVAIVEMAERILPLYDKALTDPVMKWLTDHGVELHLGARAGGFGDGKLSITTKDGEPVQLDADKVLVTVGRRPRTQGWGLDNMGVAMAGPFVKIDDRCATSMKNVWAVGDLTGEPMLAHKGSAQGEVVAEIIAGHDKRFDPVTIAAVCFTEPEIVSAGLGPLDVAGRDDVITAVFPLAAIGRALAIEAGEDGGFVRVLASKSDHRLLGVQAVGQHVAELSNSFAQMLEMGAVLEDVAGVIHVHPTLGEAFHEASLRALGHAIHI
- a CDS encoding type II toxin-antitoxin system VapC family toxin → MVKALFDTNILIDHLNAAPEADAEIDRYDDRAISIITWIEVMAGADAELADPTRTYLDGYSIVALDDPIAERAASIRQSRRMKLPDAIIWATAQTTGRLLVTRNTKDFPADDPGVRAPYVL
- a CDS encoding ribbon-helix-helix protein, CopG family, which translates into the protein MRILVDANEEQVAALDALAKREKRPRAAVIRAAIDDYVARNKRQAVKDGFGLWGQGGEDGLAYQERLRSEW
- a CDS encoding 2-oxo acid dehydrogenase subunit E2, yielding MGRYVFKLPDVGEGTAEAELVGWHVKVGDRVEEDQILADIMTDKATVELTSPVSGVVTALHGEPGVMSPVGSALVEFEVEGAGNADSSPFPLEGGRAGDGGGGTASEVTPQDSDGVSVADAEQPASTPSQPSPFEGEGSHAVGNYVFKLPDVGEGTAEAELVAWHVAVGDAVEEDQLLAEVMTDKATVELTSPVAGTVAALHGTAGQSVPVGGPLVSFDVEGAGNVLENPSVSPLRSEPEDGSYTSRPQPPASRGEETAAASSPPRSEGMGRGTARPLAGGGGVVAAAPVRTPQTPGVRPLASPAVRQRARELGLELQFVPGSGPAGRIEHADLDAFVAHGARGPSEHGTSLSSTYAKAEGTTEVRIIGLRRKIAEKMAESVRRIPHITYVEEIDVTALEELRAHLNAQAKTTGKARLNVLPFLARALVVALRDQPQINATYDDEAGVLTQHAAVHLGIAAQTPNGLMVPVVRHAESLDPYATAAEIARVSGAAKDGSAKREELSGSTITITSLGTLGGVVHTPIINHPEVAIVGPNKIEDRVVVRNGQMVVRKMMNLSSSFDHRIVDGHDAAVFVQRIKGLLEHPATLWMG